In Ammospiza nelsoni isolate bAmmNel1 chromosome 22, bAmmNel1.pri, whole genome shotgun sequence, a single window of DNA contains:
- the LOC132083066 gene encoding arylacetamide deacetylase-like 4 isoform X2, with translation MEEVIYSPAQSVHLHQKWKDDCHDKVQEQIPSDVDQPAKLRLYHCLYTLMEILAKNLNHLGIIKEHTLIRLITGGLPAWQDSQLFIKDLHFDGVPMRIYLPREPSASKRRGVIFIHGGCGIFGSIRSYERICRYIARKSDSVVVSLGYHLAPEYRYPAQTLECLSATVHFLKTADTYGVDPARIIVCGDSVGGTFATSVCQELVHRTDIPKIRAQVLIYPFLQALNFNLPSDQKNAAVPFLFRERAVHFILKYLNKDCSLKEPILAGSHVPGSINLKYSKWISPDLIPDEFKLGYKPPLPTVFLPQVHEEVQELFEPRVSPLLAEDAVVCGLPDTCIVTCEYDVLRDDGLLYKKRLEDNNVHVTWHHVENGFHAAVGFFGYGIFSFPSSNTIINHAVDFIKGY, from the exons ATGGAAGAAGTCATTTATTCCCCAGCTCAGTCAGTTCATTTGCATCAGAAGTGGAAAGATGACTGTCATGACAAGGTGCAG GAGCAGATTCCTTCTGATGTAGACCAGCCAGCAAAGCTCCGCCTCTATCACTGTTTGTACACTCTGATGGAAATTCTG GCAAAGAATTTAAACCACTTGGGTATCATCAAGGAGCACACACTTATCAGGCTGATCACAGGGGGACTCCCAGCATGGCAGGATTCCCAGCTCTTCATTAAAGATCTGCATTTTGATGGGGTACCCATGAGGATTTACCTCCCAAGAGAACCATCTGCCAGCAAACGGAGAGGAGTTATCTTCATCCATGGAGGATGTGGCATTTTTGGAAGCATCA GGAGTTATGAAAGAATTTGCCGGTACATAGCCAGAAAATCTGATTCAGTGGTTGTGTCTCTTGG GTATCATTTAGCCCCCGAGTACAGGTATCCAGCCCAGACTCTGGAATGCCTCAGTGCCACCGTGCACTTCCTGAAGACTGCAGACACCTACGGGGTGGACCCCGCTCGGATTATTGTTTGTGGGGACAGTGTAGGGGGCACATTTGCTACCAGTGTTTGCCAAGAGCTTGTGCACAGGACAGATATCCCCAAGATTCGTGCCCAGGTGCTGATCTATCCATTTCTCCAAGCCCTGAACTTCAATCTGCCATCTGATCAGAAAAATGCTGCCGTTCCCTTCCTGTTCCGGGAGCGCGCAGTCCATTTTATTCTCAAATACCTGAATAAGGATTGCTCCCTGAAGGAACCAATTCTGGCTGGTTCTCATGTTCCTGGGAGtataaatttgaaatatagCAAATGGATAAGTCCAGATCTTATTCCAGATGAGTTTAAACTGGGCTATAAACCACCACTGCCCACTGTGTTTTTGCCTCAAGTCCATGAAGAGGTGCAAGAGCTGTTTGAACCCCGGGTGTCCCCTCTGCTGGCAGAGGATGCTGTTGTTTGTGGTCTCCCTGACACCTGTATTGTCACCTGTGAGTATGATGTGCTCAGGGATGATGGGCTGTTGTACAAGAAACGCTTAGAGGACAACAATGTACACGTGACCTGGCACCACGTGGAAAATGGCTTTCATGCTGCAGTGGGATTTTTTGGATATggtattttctctttcccatcATCAAATACTATAATTAATCATGCTGTAGACTTTATCAAAGgctattaa
- the LOC132083033 gene encoding arylacetamide deacetylase-like 4, producing the protein MELLLAIFLAVLTGIVAIAFYYEHPKAEIPHGISERRKLYVLHYLMNFGLGLATFLDKVGVISEVHLLRVIMETIPPLKDSRLLIKDLRFERVKVRIYQLKTSNKNLRRGILYFHGGVGRFGSIRAYERKCRYFCRKTNSVVVSVGYRLAPEHPFPAQFEDCLTAAIHFLRTAQDHGVDPSRVVICGDSSGGTLTAAVAQALVNRRDLPKLRAQILIYPFLQCVDLNLPSYQQNKGVPILLKERTLVLGLKYVNVDLGIIEEVFKGCHVSEDRRLKYQKWVSPDYIPHEFKTRGYKPSPIYLPSKEVCEVSEPMFDPVFSPLLAEDNVIAQLPETFILTCEFDVLRDDGLLYKKRLEDHGIKVTWCHLQEGFHGTVFLALFGKVVGFRSGAKGLQKIVSFLRLL; encoded by the exons ATGGAACTTCTCTTGGccatttttcttgctgttttgaCTGGTATTGTGGCAATTGCTTTCTATTATGAACACCCCAAAGCAGAAATTCCTCATGGAATCAGTGAGCGCCGAAAGCTTTATGTTCTTCATTACTTAATGAACTTTGGGCTTGGTCTG GCAACATTTTTGGACAAAGTAGGTGTAATCTCAGAGGTCCATCTCCTCAGGGTTATAATGGAGACAATACCACCATTAAAGGATAGTCGTCTTCTTATCAAGGACTTAAGGTTTGAAAGGGTTAAAGTGAGAATTTACCAGCTAAAAACATCAAACAAAAACCTAAGAAGGggaattctttattttcatggAGGAGTTGGCCGGTTTGGAAGTATCC GGGCCTACGAAAGAAAGTGCCGCTATTTCTGCAGGAAGACCAATTCCGTGGTGGTGTCTGTTGG GTATCGTTTAGCTCCTGAGCACCCATTTCCAGCCCAGTTTGAGGACTGTCTCACTGCTGCCATCCACTTTCTGAGGACTGCACAAGACCATGGAGTTGACCCTTCCCGTGTTGTCatctgtggggacagcagtggagggacactcactgctgctgttgccCAAGCACTGGTGAACAGAAGAGACCTCCCAAAGCTGAGAGCACAAATCCTAATATATCCTTTCCTGCAGTGTGTGGACTTAAATTTGCCTTCTTATCAGCAGAACAAAGGAGTCCCCATTTTGCTAAAGGAACGAACCCTTGTTCTTGGATTGAAGTACGTTAATGTGGACTTGGGCATCATTGAAGAAGTATTTAAAGGCTGCCATGTTTCAGAAGATAGGAGACTGAAATATCAGAAGTGGGTGAGTCCTGACTACATCCCTCACGAGTTTAAAACAAGAGGTTACAAACCAAGTCCAATATATCTACCCTCAAAAGAAGTCTGTGAAGTCTCTGAGCCCATGTTTGACCCTGTTTTTTCACCACTGTTGGCTGAAGACAATGTGATTGCTCAGCTTCCCGAGACTTTCATTTTGACCTGTGAATTTGATGTGCTCAGAGATGATGGACTGCTGTACAAGAAAAGATTAGAGGACCATGGAATAAAAGTGACCTGGTGCCATCTGCAGGAGGGGTTCCATGGAACAGTGTTCTTAGCACTTTTTGGTAAGGTGGTAGGATTCCGCTCTGGAGCTAAAGGCCTGCAAAAGATTGTAAGTTTTCTAAGACTGTTGTAA
- the LOC132083066 gene encoding arylacetamide deacetylase-like 4 isoform X1, which yields MESYYILVLLAGILVAFVLLVLIATDHFFKEQIPSDVDQPAKLRLYHCLYTLMEILAKNLNHLGIIKEHTLIRLITGGLPAWQDSQLFIKDLHFDGVPMRIYLPREPSASKRRGVIFIHGGCGIFGSIRSYERICRYIARKSDSVVVSLGYHLAPEYRYPAQTLECLSATVHFLKTADTYGVDPARIIVCGDSVGGTFATSVCQELVHRTDIPKIRAQVLIYPFLQALNFNLPSDQKNAAVPFLFRERAVHFILKYLNKDCSLKEPILAGSHVPGSINLKYSKWISPDLIPDEFKLGYKPPLPTVFLPQVHEEVQELFEPRVSPLLAEDAVVCGLPDTCIVTCEYDVLRDDGLLYKKRLEDNNVHVTWHHVENGFHAAVGFFGYGIFSFPSSNTIINHAVDFIKGY from the exons ATGGAATCCTATTATATTCTGGTTTTATTAGCAGGAATTTTAGTTGCTTTTGTATTGCTGGTTTTAATTGCAACTGATCATTTCTTCAAGGAGCAGATTCCTTCTGATGTAGACCAGCCAGCAAAGCTCCGCCTCTATCACTGTTTGTACACTCTGATGGAAATTCTG GCAAAGAATTTAAACCACTTGGGTATCATCAAGGAGCACACACTTATCAGGCTGATCACAGGGGGACTCCCAGCATGGCAGGATTCCCAGCTCTTCATTAAAGATCTGCATTTTGATGGGGTACCCATGAGGATTTACCTCCCAAGAGAACCATCTGCCAGCAAACGGAGAGGAGTTATCTTCATCCATGGAGGATGTGGCATTTTTGGAAGCATCA GGAGTTATGAAAGAATTTGCCGGTACATAGCCAGAAAATCTGATTCAGTGGTTGTGTCTCTTGG GTATCATTTAGCCCCCGAGTACAGGTATCCAGCCCAGACTCTGGAATGCCTCAGTGCCACCGTGCACTTCCTGAAGACTGCAGACACCTACGGGGTGGACCCCGCTCGGATTATTGTTTGTGGGGACAGTGTAGGGGGCACATTTGCTACCAGTGTTTGCCAAGAGCTTGTGCACAGGACAGATATCCCCAAGATTCGTGCCCAGGTGCTGATCTATCCATTTCTCCAAGCCCTGAACTTCAATCTGCCATCTGATCAGAAAAATGCTGCCGTTCCCTTCCTGTTCCGGGAGCGCGCAGTCCATTTTATTCTCAAATACCTGAATAAGGATTGCTCCCTGAAGGAACCAATTCTGGCTGGTTCTCATGTTCCTGGGAGtataaatttgaaatatagCAAATGGATAAGTCCAGATCTTATTCCAGATGAGTTTAAACTGGGCTATAAACCACCACTGCCCACTGTGTTTTTGCCTCAAGTCCATGAAGAGGTGCAAGAGCTGTTTGAACCCCGGGTGTCCCCTCTGCTGGCAGAGGATGCTGTTGTTTGTGGTCTCCCTGACACCTGTATTGTCACCTGTGAGTATGATGTGCTCAGGGATGATGGGCTGTTGTACAAGAAACGCTTAGAGGACAACAATGTACACGTGACCTGGCACCACGTGGAAAATGGCTTTCATGCTGCAGTGGGATTTTTTGGATATggtattttctctttcccatcATCAAATACTATAATTAATCATGCTGTAGACTTTATCAAAGgctattaa